The window TCATCCACCTCCCTCACCAGACGAGCTGAAGAGTTCCTTATCTGAGCTCTGTTTCTGAAGATGGACCTCAGTTCTGTTCATGTGGCCTGGTTCACAGACAGACCTTTACTCTGAAATATTCAGAGCATGTTTGTGTCTAAAACAGCGAGTCAGCAGATGAGACGAGCATGttgactaacacacacacacacacacagaaaaacattttggaagttattaaatcagacaaataataaaatatcaaataatgtTTCTGTTATTGATTAACTGGTTCGGCTCAGTAcagtctgtcagtcagcagGTTCAGACCAGCCGGTAAAACAAATGTCTCAGCTCTTCCAGACTTCACTGATGTTTCCAAGCAACTGTTGCTAGGAAACATCAGCTGTGTAAACCTGAAGTCACTGTAGCATCACAAGCTAGCAGAACAAACATCTAGTTTTCTAAATTCTGTCCACACACATGATTCAATCTGTTTCAGTTCATACAGTAATGAGAGGGAAAGATCTGgtgatgctaagctaactgatgTTAATTCctcatttaattaaatgttatcaGGGTAACATGAAGTTGTTTGATTTGACTTGAATATAATTTAATATCTTCCAGATTgaatttttaaacataatttatcAAGTTTCAGCTCCGTACTTAATTTTACCGCTTTCATTTAAACACAACagatattagcatgctaacgttagctttctaAGTTAGCTACACACCAGTTGCTGGCGCAGTTAGTAACCGAAATAACCAGTAACCACTGATCACTACATCAGAACTAGTTTCTGAGCTACAGCCTCTTTTAATTTAGTCATGATGAAAGTAAACACGGTAAGCTGACTATTGCTAGCACCAGGCTAATTTGGCACAAGGCTAAGTCTGATCTGATCTCATACCTCACATGTGAAAAAACTCAGACTgtacacagctgatgtttttacACTTAGGACGTCCACAGCAACTTTGCAACGCGTCAGTTGAATCATTCAGAACATTATCTAGTATTTTGAAGGAAGACGACACCAGAGACTAATAATGAATTATTAGTAATCAAACTAATCAAAGCAGAAACTTTTTACCCAATTTTTCCTCTAAAGCTGTAAACTTCTGTTGTTTCACCGACAAAATGAAATCAGCTGTAGGTTTGATGAGTTTGACgtcactgttgtgtttgtgatgacaTGAAGGTTTTTGacttattgattaattgatcaacTGTAAACATTTATTCTTCCACCCTGATCAatccaaatgtgtatttttttttacttcctgtcaGCATTGGATGATAAATCaaagctgtgatttattttccgGTTGATTTCagataaaaaatctaaattgatTTTGTTGAGATAAAACTTTTCTGTTCCTTGATGACCTACTCATCAATAATCTGCTTCATTCATCAAATCTAACCAATCAGCACACAGGAAGTGTGGGCTCAGCACGAGCTGCAGGTTAGGGGACGCTCCATCAGCATGTTTACACCATTTATTGAACTGATACTAACCACTGATCGGTTAAAACGGGATCAATCAGCCTCTCTGATCGCTGAGCCGCTTCAACCAGCAGGTCCTGGTGATggagatgacatcacagctgatGTATCAGAGTATCCATCTTTGGTTGGTTGTTTCTGTTGAAAGTAAACTAGACGAGAGGTTGACGGAGTGTTAGATCAACCTACAGAGTGTTAACTTAACGAAAGGGGTGTTAGCTTCAAGTACAGAGTGTTAGCTTATCCTACGGAACTTCAGTTTATCTAAAGGAGGAGGACTGGAGTGTCCCTACCTGTGCCAAAGTCACCTGACACGTCACATTTTGGTCATCATGGTTACTGCATTCTAAATACTGAGGACTGTCTGAGGCATCCTTCGGCGCTGTTCGCAGCAGAGACATGACCAGAACAAGTTGCATGTTCATATTTTATCACAGCACGCCATGTTCATTCGTTTGGTGTGAATAATCTGCTGTTAGATTCACAGAACTAAAAGTTACCTGGTGGACGTTAGCAGACAGAGTCCACCTGTCAGGTGTAACACTAATGTTTAGGTTTTCTCTGCAGTAAGAAGTTGTTTGTAACATGGAagaactttttcttttgttctgcgttgacttttttatatttatcatttcttatgtatatttgttttataaggaaaataataaaagggaaaatatgAAGTTGAGCCTCATGTCTTCTGTGTTCTGAGCAGAGTATTAAGGCAGGAACAtactggcccaaccgttggctgtctgaagcgtttggggagactcggacgagttcgggaacaaatctgtttggtgtgttcagctgtgttggaagcttttggagccGTGCAGTcgttgtctgctccgattcaacatgcaaagtctgagaaaGTTGGTTGTCGGAGGATTGGACGCCAtcggatactctgattggttgtctgttagatgaccattctgattggcggtgtgctaacGAATCAGCCAGTGTGTGGGAGGTGCAGAAGTGGTGATGGTAAACAAACCGCATAAACAGAGATGGCACAGAGTACAGACTACACTTCGTCgttgcatcacattttttttttttatatccctACACATTTCTGGAAGCGATGGCTGCATGGCGGTCCATGCAGCCACTGCTTCCAGAAATGAAAATagaagagatggaggagcagCTGGTTGCACTGGTGGAGGAGAGACCACCATTGTACATCATCACGCTACAGTGCTATTccagtcaaacaaacaaacaaactgtggcGTGAGATCAAAACCAAGCTCCATTTATCAGGTAAAATCACCACTTGCAATCAATGTATTAGCACGACAATGTATAAAAAACAAGACAGCGATAGCAGGCATGAAATTGTCTGAAAATAGTCAATAAAGATCGGTACATTTGGCCTTGACTAGCGTAAATCGGACATGTGAAAAGGGACATTTCATTGAACTGTCTTTGGTGCCTTTCAGACAAAGAAATTTGAAGGAAGTGGGATAACCTCCGTACCACCTACAATCAGTATAAAAAACCAGCACCTTCGGGAAGCTCAGGGGCACCGAGGACGGCCAGACAGCAGTGGATCCTCATTCGGATTCAGGTCATTGAGCTACAcatgaagaggaaggagagcacGTCCAACCTCACTCGCAAGGTAGCAGAATTTATCATGTCTGCCTTTACTTAAATATTGTATTGAAAATAAAGTATTATTCTTGTTATGAAAAGGAGGATACCATGGTATTAAATCAGCCCTTGTTCTTTTGTTTAGGAATTGTGTGTTGCTGGTATGACGCCGTCGACCCCTGGGTCACCTGAGAGAGCGAGCATAGTGGCCGGTTCATCTTTGGAGGGCAGTGGCAGCACACAGCCAGAGGAGCCCGAGTTGGACATCCCACTGACTGGCTCCCCTATTGCTGAGTCGACCATCTGGGAGCACACCAGTTTAACCTTGGGAGGTATTAACCAAAGCCAGTGTCAGCCAGCAAAGCGCAAAAGGAAGGGTCAGGATGGGGCCATGGATGAGGAGATGGTCCTCATGCCAACCATCGGCAAAATGCTGGAAAAGATGGGGTCAGGAGCACACCGGCATGAGGAGCAGAATGACTTCATTTCAGTGTGCTGCAAGCACATCCAGCACCGGATGCGCATGCTCCCGCAGCATCACCTGACAGAGTTTGAATTTGAGGTGGACAGCCTGCTCATCAGGTTTTCCCAGAGCCATATCCAGGACACAGACTTAAAGGACATAAAAGTCCTCTGTTATGTTTATATTCCTCTTTTTATACATGTGTACACTTTTTATATACACTGCTCTGTGTATTTAATTATATATGCTGCTCTGTGTATTTAGCTCTACTTCAGCTAAATAAAGCCTATTTTGTTGATAAGCTGTGTTCCTGTCtcctttgttttatatttgaacATAGGCTATATGCAGGGGTGTAGTGGTAAAATAAGATGTGGGTCAATCTGAGAGGTGGGTACTCTGTTTACTGTTTTCAGGCTATACTTGGCATCTGAATAAAGCCTCATCTGGGTTATCACAGAAGGTGGTGATAATGTGTATACTACATTTGAACATTGGCTACATCTGTCTGCCTTTGCTATGGAACTGCTGTCTCTTTTGTCTCATATAAAGGGCAACATAGCTCTCATTTGGCATCTGAATGAAGGCCAATTGGTGTTGTCTGTGGAATGTGCTACATTTTAATTTCTATAGAGTGAACACTTAATTGTCAAGGAATAGCCGCCTGGTCAATTTTTGGAAAAGCAATCCTTCCCATTATCCTCCTGTACAGGTGATAATGTGTAGACTACATTTGAATATTGACTACTGTTAGGATTTATAAATTTTCATTATGCCCCACCGACCACTTAGTATGTCCCCCTATGACCCCTTTGACCCCGGCCTACTAAATACTGCCTATGACTGCCCGTGACTCCtcttaacaaacacactgatcaTGAACCTACACACACATCTTTCATTGCTCATTACATTATGATGTCTGCCACACTTAGATGCTTTAATATTGCACAACACATATAGATtgtctttttccatcttttcctattatctcacattattaaaAGAGTTGCACATATCCTGTTGACAAATGAGATGGTCAGAAGCATTAGTCTCTTTTATGAGGGGCTAATACATGGAGAACAAAGCCAGGGTATGAGAGAGAACACATTCACCTTTCACTTATcactttcacacatgaagaggCCTCGAAGGCCAGCGATATCACCTCCCAAATTCCTTTATGCGTATGTGACAGTGAAGGAGccataaacaaaggcagatagCGGGGAACAGGCAGTTGAGGCcaggaacattttgttttcttcaacagggtGACGTCTTCAGGAATCATGGTTCGTGTGCTGAGAAACTGGGACCAGTTTGTGCACCACTGATGGGAGGGCTAAAGTCTAAACCACGGATTCTCCCCACCTTTTTTACTTGATTGTCCAATAATAGTATTCATCCTATTTATATAATTGACCaatgacaattcaacacatacattgtgacagcaatatataatgtattacGTGCTGAAATTCTGCATCTTTTTTCTCGGCGACTGGTTGCTTGGCTTTTGCTGGCtgcgatttttcaaacagagaaagaccttgatcaagcttttttgcttttgcttaatgatacaattcttctTATTAAATAGTTAACAGTACGTCGAAGTCTGTCTTCTCTATTGGTCTgtctactttcacctctcaaacaaacgaacacGCTTGACAAATTTGGTGACCCCGACGTGATTTGACGTGaattgaagaagaagaggcgaACAGACCAGATTGGGACCGGACCAACCGCATCCCTGCCGGGACCGGAGGCCGGAGGCCAGACTCCTTGTCACTCACTAAGGGCCCTCTCTCAAAAGGTAAGCAGACACCTGTTGTTACAATAACTAAATTCTGTGAATTGACTATATCCAAAATTatgtgagtgaggaggaggtaAGGTTGTCTGCCgctaaaaatattgatttgaccaataagtaaaaagaaatagataattaattatgataaatcctcaagaattgtatcattaactGTTACATTTATTGGTATTTGTGAGGGCAGAGCCGAGAACGTCCTTGAGTATTTAAGACTCTAAAGCAATTAAGGAGGGCAGAGCCGAGAACGTCCTTGAGT of the Sparus aurata chromosome 18, fSpaAur1.1, whole genome shotgun sequence genome contains:
- the LOC115568395 gene encoding uncharacterized protein LOC115568395 — encoded protein: MKRKESTSNLTRKELCVAGMTPSTPGSPERASIVAGSSLEGSGSTQPEEPELDIPLTGSPIAESTIWEHTSLTLGGINQSQCQPAKRKRKGQDGAMDEEMVLMPTIGKMLEKMGSGAHRHEEQNDFISVCCKHIQHRMRMLPQHHLTEFEFEVDSLLIRFSQSHIQDTDLKDIKVLCYVYIPLFIHVYTFYIHCSVYLIIYAALCI